TTGTTATAACCGCAGCTACGATTAGCATTGCTAAGAAAAATTTGATCATAAAAATGATTTGTAAATTTGTCTCAAAGTAGCCTCCAGCCTTTGATCCGACCCAGTTACTCATCATCATGCCTCCAGTTAATACCAAAAGCAAGATGCAAAGTGGCATTATCTTAATAGCAACTGAACCGATAGATTGCTTTGCCTTTTGAGCAAGCTCAGGTGGCATTTTTTTACAAGCTGCCTTAAAAATGATTACATCAAAAAAGAGGTAACCAACAAAGATGATTGCACAAAAAAGATGAACTATCTGTGCGTATGGATATAAATTTTGCATATTTTTCCTTTATTAATAAATTCCGACTGTTTCACGAACTTTTTTTATTGTTGTTTGAGCAACATTACTTGCCTTTTTGGCTCCTATTTCTAAAATTCCAGACACTTCGTCAGGATTATTTTGATAATGCTCAAATTTCTCTCTCGCATCTTTAAAATAGTCCCAAATAAGCTCATTTAGATAAGCTTTAAAGTGCCCATGTCCCTCGCCACCACGCTCATATCTAGCTTGAAGCTCTTTTTGCCCACTCTCGTCTAAGAAAAGTTTGGCGATATTATAGACGTTGCAGTTTTGCCACTGCTTTGGCTCTTCAAGCGGCGTGCCATCTGTCACGATGCTAGAAATTTGCTTTTTAAGCGTTTTAGCATCAGCAAAGATGTCGATTGTATTGCCGTAGCTTTTACTCATCTTTTCGCCATTTGTGCCAGGCACGGTGGCGACATTTTCATCGATCTTCGCCTCAGGCAATGTAAAAATTTCTCCATGCTCGTTGTTAAATTTTATCGCGATATCACGTGCGATTTCTACATGCTGGATCTGGTCTTTGCCCACGGGTACGACCTGTGCATTATAAAGCAAAATGTCAGCTGCCATCAAAACTGGATAGCTAAAGAGTCCGTGGTGCGAACTAAGACCTTTTGCGACTTTATCTTTGTAACTATGCGCGCGCTCAAGTAGGCCCATAGGCGTATGCTGGCTTAGCACCCAGTAAAGCTCAAGAACGTCTTTAACGTCACTTTGCACCCAAAATATGCTTTTATTTGGATCGATCCCAAGTGCCAAAAACGCACATGCAGCCTCAAAAGTGTTTTGTTTTAGGGCTTTGGCCTCACTAAGGCTCGTCATCGCGTGGTAGTTCGCTATAAACATAAACATCTCATTTTGCTCTTGCATATCAACCATCTGCTTTATCGAGGCAAAATAGTTGCCAAGGTGTAGTTTGCCGGAGGGTTGGAGGCCGGTTAATACTCTCATCTTATCCTTTCAAATTTTGGCTTTTTCTCGTGAGCGCTTTTGATAGAGATTTTAAATCTTAAGCTTTCGGCAGACTATGTGTCTAGCCTCGGCTTAAAATTTCTACACAACTATCAAAATCATCTCGCGATACTTCGCCAAAAATACTTTTTAAATTTTAACGTTACATTAGAGTTTTTGTATCTAATCTAATCTAATCTTAAAATTTAACTGGTAGACCATGCGTCTAGCCTTTGATTAAGAACAAAATTTTGCCTCGCCTAAACAAAAATTCTTTGCTAAAACGTCTAAATTTTTAACATCAGGTTAGACTTTTTTGGCATCTAGCCTGATCTTAAAATTTATCGTTGCAAGTAGCCCTTGCCACTTTACAACTAAATTTTTAAAAGCATCCTTATCTCTTTTACGATTTGCTTTGGAGTTTTACCCTCGACTTCGACGATGTAATCAGCCTTTTTCTCATAAAGCTCCTCTCGCTCCAGATGAAGTGCCTCGGCTCTTTTTAGATCACTTAAAAGTGGACGTTTGGCAAGTTTTTTCTCGCTATTTTTGCTATTTTTTAGCCTTTGCATGATCGCATCAAAACTAGCTTTTAGATAGATCACGGTGCCAATTTTCTTTAAATTTTTAACCTTCGCAAAGCCTCCGCCAGTTGAGATGATTGCATTTTTGACATTTGTTGCTAGAAATTTAGCCAGATCCTTTTCAAGCTGCCTAAAATACTCCTCCCCATACTCTTCAAAAATAGCTTTTATCTTCATATTTTGAGAGCTCTCTAGTAGGTCGTCGCAGTCAAGATTCATCGTCTTTAAAGCTTTGCTTAGCGCCCTTGCGGTCGTGCCTTTGCCAACGCCCATAAATCCTATCAAAACGATATTATTGTTCTTTGTTTTCATCACTCTCTCCACGTTTTTTAGGGATTAGCACGATAGGTACGCCAGTTAGATTAAAGCTCTCTCTAAGCTTATTTGTTAAATAGCGTTTGTAGCTAAAGTGCAGGCATTTTGGGCGGTTCATTATGAGCGCTATCATGATGGGTGCAGTCTTAAACTGTACTGCGTAGTAGATTTTCACGACCCTGCCTTTATCTCGTGGCAGCGGGTGCGCTTTGGTCGCTTCGCCGATCACTTCATTTAGCTTTGAAGTTTGGATTTTTTGAGTGTAGTTTTTATAAATTTCAACTATGAGTGGGTAAATTTTATGCACTCTTTTACCACCAAGTGCCGAAACGCTGATGATCGGTGCGTATGCTAGAAACTTAAACCTATCCTTTATCTCTTTACAGAGTTCGTCAAATTCTTCGCTACTTTTATCCCATTTGTTTAGCACGATGATGACGCCGAGCTCAAATTTAGAGGCGATGCCAGCGATACGCTCGTCAAGCTCAGTTAATGGCTCAGAGCTATCAAGCACTAGTAGCGCTACGTCCGTCTCTTCTAAAATTTTCTCAGTTCTATTTAACGCGTATCTCTCGATGCCCTCGATCTTGCCACGCTTTCTAATACCAGCAGTATCGACAAACTCAAAAACTCTGCCATCATGCTCGTAAATTTCATTAACTGGGTCGATCGTAGTGCCTGCCACGTCGCTAACGACGGCGCGACTCTCTTTTACAAGCGCGTTTAGAAGTGAGCTTTTGCCGACATTTACGCGACCTATTATGCCAACTCTTATGTTTTTGCTCTCATAGTCTATCTCGTCGCTTAGCTCGCCCTCGTCGTTGTAGTTTTCTAAAAAATCATCAAAATCTTCGCTTGTATCAGCCTTTATCTGCGCTTTATCTTCTATGTGCTTTGCTAGCCACATACTAAGCTCATCTATGCCTGTGTTGTGACTTACGGAAATTCCAAATGCATTTTTTGCACCAAAGCTTACAAATTCCCACTCTC
This genomic interval from Campylobacter concisus contains the following:
- a CDS encoding shikimate kinase, with protein sequence MKTKNNNIVLIGFMGVGKGTTARALSKALKTMNLDCDDLLESSQNMKIKAIFEEYGEEYFRQLEKDLAKFLATNVKNAIISTGGGFAKVKNLKKIGTVIYLKASFDAIMQRLKNSKNSEKKLAKRPLLSDLKRAEALHLEREELYEKKADYIVEVEGKTPKQIVKEIRMLLKI
- a CDS encoding copper resistance protein CopD, with product MQNLYPYAQIVHLFCAIIFVGYLFFDVIIFKAACKKMPPELAQKAKQSIGSVAIKIMPLCILLLVLTGGMMMSNWVGSKAGGYFETNLQIIFMIKFFLAMLIVAAVITNLSCKFIFKRPSPLGNIHPFALTAAVFIVLFAKVMFMV
- the der gene encoding ribosome biogenesis GTPase Der translates to MQKVILVGKPNVGKSSLFNRLAGRRIAITSDVSGTTRDTNKAKIEVEGKECILIDSGGLDDSSELFKNVKAKTLAEARNSDVILYMVDGKMMPDDEDRAIFYELSKLNLPIALIINKIDSKKDEQREWEFVSFGAKNAFGISVSHNTGIDELSMWLAKHIEDKAQIKADTSEDFDDFLENYNDEGELSDEIDYESKNIRVGIIGRVNVGKSSLLNALVKESRAVVSDVAGTTIDPVNEIYEHDGRVFEFVDTAGIRKRGKIEGIERYALNRTEKILEETDVALLVLDSSEPLTELDERIAGIASKFELGVIIVLNKWDKSSEEFDELCKEIKDRFKFLAYAPIISVSALGGKRVHKIYPLIVEIYKNYTQKIQTSKLNEVIGEATKAHPLPRDKGRVVKIYYAVQFKTAPIMIALIMNRPKCLHFSYKRYLTNKLRESFNLTGVPIVLIPKKRGESDENKEQ
- the trpS gene encoding tryptophan--tRNA ligase → MRVLTGLQPSGKLHLGNYFASIKQMVDMQEQNEMFMFIANYHAMTSLSEAKALKQNTFEAACAFLALGIDPNKSIFWVQSDVKDVLELYWVLSQHTPMGLLERAHSYKDKVAKGLSSHHGLFSYPVLMAADILLYNAQVVPVGKDQIQHVEIARDIAIKFNNEHGEIFTLPEAKIDENVATVPGTNGEKMSKSYGNTIDIFADAKTLKKQISSIVTDGTPLEEPKQWQNCNVYNIAKLFLDESGQKELQARYERGGEGHGHFKAYLNELIWDYFKDAREKFEHYQNNPDEVSGILEIGAKKASNVAQTTIKKVRETVGIY